A single region of the Salipaludibacillus sp. LMS25 genome encodes:
- a CDS encoding DUF421 domain-containing protein, translated as MELVTIILRTLVIYVVILIIFRLMGKREIGQLSIVDFVISLMIAELAVITIENVRVPVIHQLIPMFLLMLIQITLAYISLKSRKLRKMIDGKPSVIIRQGKIDEREMRRQRYNFDDLMLQLRQKDIQYMSDVEFALLEPSGQLSVIRKDPDESVKGRPAFIPFPLVLDGEIQEEHLSEIGRDVHWLRRELRKKGVVEVRSISFCSLNRDESLFVDLKNE; from the coding sequence ATGGAGCTAGTAACCATTATTTTACGCACACTAGTGATCTACGTTGTTATTTTAATCATTTTTAGACTTATGGGAAAGCGTGAAATTGGCCAGTTGTCTATCGTTGACTTTGTTATATCTTTAATGATTGCAGAGCTAGCCGTTATAACAATTGAAAATGTTAGAGTCCCTGTCATTCACCAACTGATTCCTATGTTTCTTCTTATGCTCATTCAAATCACTTTAGCATACATCTCTTTAAAGAGCCGAAAATTAAGGAAAATGATTGATGGTAAGCCGTCAGTGATCATTCGTCAAGGTAAAATTGATGAGCGTGAAATGAGGAGGCAACGCTATAATTTCGATGATTTAATGTTGCAATTAAGACAAAAAGATATTCAGTATATGTCTGATGTAGAATTTGCCCTTTTAGAGCCCTCAGGCCAACTATCTGTTATTCGCAAAGATCCAGATGAATCTGTTAAAGGTAGACCGGCTTTTATACCATTCCCTTTAGTACTAGATGGAGAAATACAGGAGGAACATCTGTCTGAAATCGGAAGAGATGTCCATTGGTTAAGGCGCGAGCTGAGGAAAAAAGGCGTGGTGGAAGTGAGAAGTATCTCTTTTTGTTCGCTTAATAGAGATGAATCATTATTTGTTGACTTAAAAAATGAGTAA